Proteins from a single region of Dyadobacter fanqingshengii:
- a CDS encoding outer membrane beta-barrel protein, with amino-acid sequence MKKLILFSSLGILCLVGEVQAQLQKGTRYWGATITSSGEANNQKYDSPYKSDAKFTNIYPSLRTGWVFRENTMFGVDLSPSISFARSKNNLVGTEIKSGYNGVAVNVTPYIRRYKSLSSKWLLYVHSGVTLSYVRSKDFQGDESQFENGYGVGLGIVPGVAYRLTPRFWLESDVSVFNLNLSYVNFNNNNHVNFQTGLRSEIQQYFTLRAAWYIQKSN; translated from the coding sequence ATGAAAAAACTTATCCTCTTCTCGTCCCTAGGCATCTTATGCCTGGTCGGCGAGGTTCAGGCGCAGCTTCAAAAAGGCACCCGATATTGGGGCGCAACCATCACTTCCAGTGGAGAAGCCAACAATCAGAAATATGACTCTCCTTACAAATCGGATGCGAAATTTACAAATATTTATCCTTCGCTCAGGACGGGCTGGGTTTTCAGGGAAAATACAATGTTCGGTGTCGACCTTAGCCCGTCTATCAGCTTTGCCAGGTCAAAAAATAACCTGGTAGGAACCGAAATTAAATCGGGATACAATGGAGTAGCGGTAAATGTTACACCTTATATCAGGCGATATAAATCCCTGAGCTCAAAATGGTTACTATATGTGCATTCAGGGGTAACGCTGAGTTATGTGCGAAGCAAGGATTTTCAGGGTGACGAATCTCAGTTTGAAAACGGCTACGGCGTTGGCCTTGGCATTGTGCCGGGCGTTGCATATCGGTTAACGCCCCGCTTTTGGCTTGAATCAGATGTCAGCGTGTTCAACCTGAATTTATCTTATGTCAATTTCAACAACAATAACCACGTAAATTTTCAAACCGGGTTGAGATCTGAGATTCAGCAGTATTTCACATTAAGGGCTGCCTGGTATATCCAAAAATCTAACTAA
- a CDS encoding winged helix-turn-helix domain-containing protein, giving the protein MQQVRHALSPVFVVFRRLFFLISVVGLCLFETEVFANNEAFRFNENANLALRRTAHLLLLQNGDSLSTIPPVQQIDANTFSVRMEHMFDYEQLPSLLKQSLQIQHIERGYNVTVLKCDNGEVQLGYNFLDLNREEGVACGGRRQQEGCYQLQVSFISENEEAKTASGNWWLLPFGSALAGLGFMVWNKTRPKTGTMPIQAPVVSFIKDSKTRFGSSVFDLVNQTLVSGDATHQLTFREAKLLALFAKSPNQVLERDFILKSVWEDEGVIVGRSVDVFVSRLRKMLANEPAVKITAVHGVGYKMEVLP; this is encoded by the coding sequence ATGCAACAGGTTCGACATGCGCTATCCCCAGTATTTGTAGTTTTCAGGAGATTGTTTTTCCTGATTTCAGTGGTTGGATTGTGCTTGTTTGAAACGGAGGTTTTTGCTAATAATGAGGCTTTTCGCTTCAACGAAAATGCCAATCTTGCACTCAGGAGAACCGCCCATTTGCTCTTACTGCAAAATGGGGATTCCCTTTCCACCATTCCGCCCGTTCAGCAGATCGATGCGAACACTTTTTCAGTCCGGATGGAACATATGTTTGATTATGAACAACTTCCCAGCCTATTGAAACAATCCCTTCAAATTCAGCACATAGAACGCGGCTACAATGTTACAGTGCTGAAATGTGATAATGGAGAAGTCCAGCTAGGCTACAATTTCCTGGACCTCAATCGCGAAGAAGGTGTTGCTTGCGGAGGGCGAAGGCAGCAAGAAGGTTGTTACCAGTTGCAGGTGAGCTTTATCTCCGAAAACGAAGAGGCTAAAACCGCTAGCGGCAACTGGTGGTTACTCCCATTTGGAAGCGCTTTGGCCGGCCTGGGTTTTATGGTTTGGAATAAAACAAGGCCTAAGACTGGTACAATGCCCATTCAGGCACCAGTAGTGAGTTTCATTAAGGATTCAAAAACACGGTTTGGGTCGTCCGTTTTTGATCTGGTGAATCAAACATTGGTCTCCGGCGATGCTACACACCAGCTTACATTTCGTGAGGCCAAACTGCTTGCATTATTTGCAAAAAGCCCTAATCAAGTTCTCGAACGCGACTTTATCCTTAAATCTGTCTGGGAAGATGAGGGCGTGATCGTGGGCCGTAGTGTGGATGTGTTTGTTTCACGGCTCCGGAAAATGCTTGCTAACGAGCCCGCTGTAAAAATCACCGCGGTTCATGGCGTCGGCTATAAAATGGAGGTCCTTCCCTAA
- the recG gene encoding ATP-dependent DNA helicase RecG, which yields MTSDAIQTVRTRFFDTKIEFLKGVGPQKAALLNQELGIFTFGDLIQHYPFRHEDRTVFHKIKDLNDQLPAAQVKGRLREWTMTGEGNKKRLVAYFTDGTGILELVWFQSIAWYEKNLRPNTEYIVFGKPVAFGGRWSIMHPELDLITPENENGGFWQPIYPLTEKLRRKFVESRAISRMMKSLLEISRPHIRETLPDTLVQKYRLVSKADALWNFHLPQSAQWLHQAQRRLKFEELFYNQFRLIKNKLLHKTEYPGMIFNHTNLVKQFYEHHLPFTLTNAQIKVLAEIHEDLKTGRQMNRLLQGDVGSGKTIVAFISMLFALDNDAQACLMAPTEILADQHYQGLKKFADLLGVNICKLTGSTKKKERELIHKQLLDGSMHIIVGTHALIEDIVQFKNLGLCIIDEQHRFGVAQRAKLWAKNSRIYPHMLVMTATPIPRTLAMTLYGDLDISAINELPAGRKPIKTVHRYDAHRLSVFGFLKDEIAKGRQIYMVYPLIEESEKMDLKDLMDGYESVSRAFPDVPLSILHGKMKSADKDYEMARFVRGETKIMVATTVIEVGVNVPNASVMVIENAERFGLSQLHQLRGRVGRGAEQSYCILITDYKISKETKLRIETMCRTNDGFEIAEVDLQLRGPGDLSGTQQSGLLDLLVANLAQDGEILKAARQSAEEILNTDPDLLQPVNQPIRSHIEHMGKEATNWSRIS from the coding sequence ATGACTTCTGATGCAATCCAAACGGTAAGAACACGCTTCTTTGATACAAAAATCGAGTTTTTGAAAGGAGTGGGCCCGCAGAAAGCGGCGCTGCTCAATCAGGAGCTGGGGATTTTTACGTTTGGAGATCTCATCCAGCATTATCCCTTCCGGCACGAAGACAGAACTGTTTTTCACAAGATCAAGGACCTGAACGATCAACTTCCGGCCGCTCAGGTCAAGGGCAGGCTGCGTGAATGGACCATGACGGGGGAGGGGAATAAAAAGCGGCTCGTTGCTTACTTCACGGATGGTACGGGGATATTGGAACTCGTTTGGTTTCAGAGCATTGCGTGGTACGAAAAGAACCTTCGCCCGAATACGGAATACATTGTTTTTGGCAAACCGGTCGCTTTCGGTGGCAGATGGAGCATAATGCACCCGGAGCTGGACTTGATCACCCCGGAAAACGAAAATGGTGGTTTTTGGCAGCCTATTTATCCTCTTACTGAAAAGCTTCGCAGGAAATTTGTCGAGAGCCGCGCGATAAGCCGGATGATGAAATCGCTGCTGGAAATATCCAGGCCGCACATCCGCGAAACGCTTCCCGATACGCTTGTTCAGAAATACAGGCTTGTTTCCAAGGCGGACGCTCTTTGGAATTTTCACCTCCCGCAAAGCGCTCAATGGCTGCATCAGGCGCAAAGAAGGTTGAAATTTGAGGAGCTTTTTTACAATCAGTTTCGGCTGATCAAGAATAAGCTGCTGCATAAAACGGAATATCCGGGGATGATTTTCAACCACACCAACCTGGTAAAGCAGTTTTATGAACATCATTTGCCGTTTACATTAACCAATGCACAGATCAAAGTTCTGGCGGAAATTCACGAGGACCTGAAAACCGGCCGGCAAATGAACCGCCTTTTGCAAGGCGATGTGGGCTCGGGTAAGACCATTGTGGCCTTCATTTCCATGCTTTTCGCGCTGGATAATGATGCCCAGGCCTGTTTGATGGCTCCCACAGAAATCCTTGCAGACCAGCATTATCAAGGGTTAAAGAAATTCGCAGACTTGCTCGGCGTCAACATTTGCAAACTCACCGGTTCAACTAAAAAGAAGGAAAGAGAGCTGATCCACAAGCAGTTGCTGGACGGTTCCATGCACATTATCGTAGGCACACACGCACTTATTGAAGACATTGTCCAGTTCAAAAATCTCGGGCTGTGCATTATCGACGAACAACACCGCTTCGGTGTGGCGCAAAGGGCCAAATTATGGGCCAAAAATAGCCGTATTTACCCACATATGCTGGTTATGACGGCCACACCCATTCCGCGCACGCTCGCTATGACATTATATGGCGACTTGGACATTTCGGCCATTAACGAGCTTCCTGCCGGCCGGAAACCAATCAAGACCGTGCACCGCTACGACGCGCACCGGTTGTCTGTTTTTGGTTTTTTGAAAGACGAGATCGCGAAAGGAAGGCAGATTTACATGGTTTATCCATTAATAGAAGAATCCGAAAAAATGGATTTGAAAGACTTAATGGATGGCTATGAAAGCGTTTCAAGAGCATTTCCCGATGTGCCGCTCAGCATTTTGCATGGGAAAATGAAGTCTGCCGATAAAGATTACGAAATGGCCAGATTTGTACGTGGCGAAACAAAAATTATGGTCGCGACGACGGTTATCGAAGTTGGGGTTAATGTGCCCAATGCCTCTGTTATGGTCATTGAAAATGCAGAAAGATTTGGATTGTCCCAACTACACCAGCTGCGCGGCAGGGTAGGAAGGGGCGCAGAACAATCATATTGCATCCTGATCACCGACTATAAAATCAGCAAGGAGACCAAGCTTCGTATTGAAACGATGTGCAGAACTAATGATGGTTTTGAAATTGCGGAGGTGGATCTTCAATTGCGCGGTCCCGGCGACTTGTCCGGAACGCAGCAAAGCGGCCTTTTGGATTTATTGGTGGCTAATCTGGCGCAGGATGGGGAAATATTAAAAGCTGCACGTCAATCCGCAGAAGAAATCCTGAATACAGATCCCGACCTGCTCCAACCTGTAAACCAACCCATTCGTTCGCATATTGAACATATGGGCAAGGAGGCGACCAATTGGAGCAGGATCAGCTAA
- a CDS encoding winged helix-turn-helix domain-containing protein, translated as MEWLEKFNKVFESKIRLGLMSVLVVNDALSFNELKELLQLTDGNLASHLKALEETKYIEFQKQFLGRKPLTTYKATDEGHKAFTDHLQVLENMIRQNL; from the coding sequence ATGGAGTGGTTAGAGAAGTTCAATAAAGTTTTTGAAAGTAAAATTAGGCTTGGGCTGATGTCTGTGCTTGTGGTGAATGATGCGCTCAGTTTTAATGAATTAAAAGAACTTTTGCAGCTGACTGACGGAAACCTGGCTTCTCACTTGAAAGCACTGGAAGAAACAAAATACATCGAATTTCAAAAGCAATTCCTTGGCAGAAAGCCCTTAACAACCTACAAAGCTACGGACGAGGGGCATAAGGCATTTACAGATCATTTGCAGGTGCTGGAAAACATGATCCGGCAGAATCTATAG
- a CDS encoding DUF1361 domain-containing protein has translation MLEKLVRYLQSNQKVALLAFVSSAAMTLLLFRMLIHNWDFIFLAWNLFLAWVPLVFIKSVWEMEARRRLPFGLLMGYLMIWLLFFPNAPYIITDLKHLKGAPENIIWYDALMIFTFSVAGFLTGLYSIRIVHRIITRRWNERLAWLAILISMVMSGFGIFLGRYGRWNSWDIVTQPGALARGIFKSLQDPMAIKHTLTFSFVLMLLYFAFHIFAELKQNERTHRFS, from the coding sequence ATGTTGGAAAAACTGGTACGCTATCTCCAAAGTAATCAAAAAGTCGCTCTGCTGGCTTTCGTTTCATCCGCTGCAATGACATTGCTGTTATTCAGGATGCTCATTCACAACTGGGATTTTATTTTCCTGGCCTGGAACCTGTTTTTGGCTTGGGTGCCGCTGGTTTTTATCAAATCCGTCTGGGAAATGGAAGCGCGGCGCAGATTGCCATTCGGGCTGTTAATGGGTTATCTGATGATTTGGTTGCTATTTTTTCCCAATGCGCCCTACATTATTACGGATCTCAAACATTTGAAAGGTGCTCCTGAAAACATCATCTGGTATGACGCGCTCATGATCTTTACATTCTCAGTTGCGGGCTTCCTGACGGGCTTGTACAGCATCCGCATTGTGCACAGGATCATTACGCGCCGCTGGAACGAGCGGCTGGCATGGCTGGCTATTTTAATATCTATGGTAATGAGCGGGTTTGGCATATTTCTGGGTCGTTATGGCCGGTGGAACAGCTGGGATATCGTTACGCAGCCGGGTGCGCTCGCGCGGGGCATTTTCAAAAGCTTACAGGACCCAATGGCCATAAAACACACATTGACGTTTTCGTTCGTGCTGATGTTGTTGTACTTTGCGTTCCATATTTTCGCAGAACTCAAACAAAATGAACGGACCCATAGATTTTCTTAA
- a CDS encoding ABC transporter ATP-binding protein, whose amino-acid sequence MIKLEKISKYYPAGFGKTYVLRHIDLHIKEGEFVSIMGPSGSGKSTLLHILGLLEEPSEGEYLFLDEPVQKLSEKKRTELHRHHIGFVFQAYHLIDELTVYENIETPLLYKGTPGSERKSRVAELLDRFNMVAKKDLFPHQLSGGQQQLVGVARAIVHNPKVIFADEPTGNLHSEQSIEIMELFQKLNQEDKVTIVQVTHSEVNAGYGNRVVRLKDGWLA is encoded by the coding sequence ATGATTAAGTTAGAAAAGATATCCAAATATTACCCGGCAGGTTTTGGCAAAACTTATGTGTTGCGCCACATTGATTTACACATCAAAGAAGGCGAGTTTGTATCGATCATGGGCCCGTCAGGTTCCGGAAAATCGACTTTGCTGCATATTTTAGGATTGCTGGAAGAGCCTTCCGAGGGCGAATATCTTTTCCTCGACGAACCCGTTCAGAAACTGTCTGAGAAAAAACGAACCGAACTGCACCGTCACCACATTGGATTTGTATTTCAAGCTTATCACCTCATCGACGAATTGACTGTTTATGAGAACATTGAAACACCATTACTTTACAAAGGAACGCCCGGTTCTGAGCGGAAAAGCAGGGTTGCAGAGTTGCTCGACCGCTTCAATATGGTTGCAAAAAAAGACCTTTTCCCACACCAGCTTTCCGGCGGACAGCAGCAATTGGTGGGCGTTGCGCGTGCCATTGTGCACAATCCGAAAGTGATTTTTGCGGACGAACCGACAGGAAACCTGCATTCGGAGCAATCGATCGAGATTATGGAATTATTTCAAAAACTTAACCAGGAAGATAAAGTCACCATTGTCCAGGTAACGCACTCCGAAGTGAATGCAGGTTACGGGAACAGGGTGGTGCGACTCAAAGACGGGTGGTTAGCCTAA
- a CDS encoding outer membrane beta-barrel protein: MKKITLLIMLLQICAVSAVMAQLEGRRFLSGGIGANFSNTNPDLDEATNNYNGNVNIGIGKFKSQTKAVGWNLTGYLGGGKSLRYINGQSEPKSGLNQYGIGVGRFWQFYKHFNEKIGIYAGPNVNASYNYKKELLTNQDDTNEQKTHATTLSLGVGAGVYYRLSERWWLDASLGFATPFSVGYTKINNDYLESTSTSKASSFNYNLSPSFTFPSVGLGLRYFLAN, from the coding sequence ATGAAAAAAATCACTTTACTCATCATGTTACTGCAAATTTGTGCAGTAAGCGCCGTAATGGCCCAATTGGAAGGCAGACGCTTTCTTTCCGGCGGGATAGGCGCAAATTTCTCAAATACCAATCCTGACCTGGATGAGGCAACAAATAATTATAATGGAAATGTCAATATTGGGATCGGAAAGTTTAAATCGCAAACCAAAGCAGTTGGCTGGAACCTGACGGGCTATCTGGGTGGAGGAAAAAGTTTGCGCTACATTAACGGGCAGAGTGAACCCAAAAGTGGGTTAAATCAATATGGGATCGGCGTGGGCCGATTTTGGCAGTTCTATAAGCATTTTAATGAAAAAATAGGGATCTACGCCGGCCCAAACGTGAATGCCAGCTATAACTACAAAAAAGAACTGTTGACCAACCAGGATGATACAAATGAACAAAAAACACATGCAACGACGCTCTCATTGGGAGTCGGCGCGGGTGTGTATTACAGGTTGTCGGAAAGATGGTGGCTGGATGCCAGCCTGGGTTTTGCCACTCCGTTTTCGGTGGGTTATACGAAGATCAACAATGACTACCTTGAATCCACGTCTACTTCAAAAGCCAGTTCATTCAATTACAACCTGTCACCCTCCTTCACATTCCCCAGCGTAGGCCTGGGCCTGCGGTATTTTCTGGCCAACTAA
- a CDS encoding DUF2911 domain-containing protein, translating into MKTTFLTLFLTLVAFTWASAQSPRVTTDGPNVSIAYGQPSKKGRVLFGKDGSESLEKYGKVWRTGANASTEITFKKDGMFAGKAVKAGTYSLFTIPGEKEWTVILNSVLGQSGAYDYDKNKGKDVLKVTVPSKTYPASEEKLTFKSTATSLDFQWDKTGFSVPLKF; encoded by the coding sequence ATGAAAACCACATTTTTAACACTTTTCCTGACATTGGTTGCGTTCACATGGGCATCCGCACAAAGCCCGAGAGTAACAACCGACGGCCCGAATGTTAGCATTGCTTACGGTCAGCCTTCGAAAAAAGGAAGGGTTCTTTTTGGCAAGGATGGAAGCGAAAGTTTGGAAAAATATGGCAAAGTATGGAGAACCGGCGCAAATGCTTCTACTGAAATCACATTCAAGAAAGACGGAATGTTTGCTGGCAAAGCGGTGAAAGCAGGCACTTACAGCCTTTTCACAATTCCGGGAGAAAAAGAATGGACTGTTATCCTGAACAGCGTTCTGGGACAATCCGGCGCTTACGACTACGACAAGAACAAAGGCAAAGATGTTTTGAAAGTGACTGTACCAAGCAAAACATATCCTGCATCAGAGGAAAAACTTACATTCAAATCAACCGCCACTTCGCTTGATTTCCAATGGGATAAAACCGGCTTCTCGGTTCCTTTGAAGTTTTAA
- a CDS encoding TolC family protein — MKHLILLFCLLPFSGKAQSTLSLAECVDLLAKNNLIYQQSSLQAEAAQAQLRQTKSQILPQISFGTSQTLNAGRSIDQSTNTYIDEVFGNSSLGLNFQVPVFQGFKVQNQIRQGVLLKESADENRTAILNAQTVLLMQNYVNVLATKALYESWTEQVLSSETQTERISKQVNAGTVGVNLLYEIKAQLANDKFSQVTALTDYRTARLALFQRMNVTPDDKIEFEALAPRDSTLTAASAIDIYEDAQKSFPEIRSAELYRQSFSYQVKSIKALNYPSLGLQGGFGAVYATSNKNLDYFNQLNATRNGSLQLNLNIPIMGRWLTKPRVELAKVQERQAQNTLDVTNQVLRQAIELAVLNLQSMADRQASAEGQVESLTAAFAVIESKMNAGIANSYEYSLAKANLAKAQANAIQAKYDYLMQQRLLQYYRQGNWTGVF; from the coding sequence ATGAAACATTTAATTTTACTTTTTTGCCTTTTACCGTTTTCCGGGAAGGCCCAATCTACGCTCAGTCTCGCGGAATGCGTAGATCTGCTAGCCAAAAATAACCTGATTTACCAGCAAAGTAGCCTTCAGGCTGAGGCTGCACAGGCTCAATTGAGACAAACCAAGTCCCAGATCCTGCCGCAGATTTCATTTGGGACATCGCAGACCTTGAATGCAGGTCGTAGCATTGACCAGTCCACCAATACGTATATAGATGAGGTTTTCGGAAATAGTTCGCTTGGCCTTAATTTTCAGGTGCCTGTTTTCCAGGGTTTCAAAGTTCAGAACCAGATCAGACAAGGTGTTTTGCTTAAAGAATCCGCCGACGAAAACCGGACTGCGATATTGAATGCACAAACGGTGCTGCTGATGCAGAATTACGTAAATGTATTGGCAACAAAAGCACTTTACGAATCCTGGACAGAACAAGTTTTATCGTCCGAAACGCAGACGGAAAGGATTTCCAAGCAAGTGAATGCTGGAACGGTTGGAGTCAATTTACTTTACGAAATCAAGGCACAGCTGGCTAATGATAAATTCAGTCAGGTGACGGCGCTGACCGATTACAGAACCGCCAGACTGGCTCTGTTTCAAAGGATGAATGTTACGCCGGACGACAAGATTGAGTTCGAGGCACTAGCGCCAAGAGATTCGACACTGACCGCCGCTAGTGCGATCGACATTTATGAAGATGCCCAAAAAAGTTTCCCGGAAATTCGAAGTGCAGAATTATACCGCCAAAGCTTTTCATATCAGGTAAAATCTATAAAAGCACTTAATTATCCTTCACTTGGATTGCAGGGCGGTTTTGGCGCCGTTTATGCAACCAGCAACAAGAATCTCGATTATTTTAACCAGTTAAATGCGACCCGTAATGGCTCATTGCAGCTAAACTTGAACATTCCCATTATGGGCCGGTGGCTTACCAAGCCGCGCGTTGAGCTTGCCAAAGTGCAGGAACGCCAGGCGCAAAATACATTGGACGTAACCAACCAGGTTCTCAGACAAGCCATTGAGCTGGCCGTATTAAACCTGCAATCGATGGCCGACAGACAAGCTTCTGCGGAAGGCCAGGTGGAATCGCTTACAGCGGCATTCGCGGTGATTGAAAGCAAAATGAACGCCGGAATTGCCAACTCGTACGAGTATTCCCTTGCCAAAGCTAATCTCGCAAAAGCACAGGCAAATGCCATTCAGGCGAAATACGACTATCTCATGCAGCAAAGGTTATTACAATACTATCGCCAGGGTAACTGGACGGGCGTATTTTAA
- a CDS encoding GDSL-type esterase/lipase family protein encodes MKKYFLLLSVFWLAACHKPNTANLAEPWQPDYDVKRSEASIEAYEKMDAEKMPAPGGIVFTGSSSFTKWQHAAEDLAPLPIINRGFGGSTFPEVIHYAPRNVLKYNPKTIVTYCENDMFGKKPKTPEQVRNEYVTFVKLVRAKLPDVQLYFVSLKPSPSRWDKKDQVIKANELIQDYIKKDKEHHYIDVWPVMLKNGRPDGSIFVGDSLHMNDEGYRRWTKVFKPILEEAL; translated from the coding sequence ATGAAAAAATACTTCCTGCTTCTTTCTGTCTTTTGGCTGGCTGCCTGTCACAAACCCAACACTGCTAACCTCGCAGAACCCTGGCAGCCTGATTATGATGTGAAGAGATCCGAGGCTTCGATTGAGGCTTATGAGAAGATGGACGCTGAAAAAATGCCTGCTCCGGGTGGGATTGTCTTCACCGGCAGCTCTTCATTCACCAAATGGCAGCATGCTGCCGAAGACCTTGCTCCACTCCCGATCATCAACCGTGGTTTTGGCGGCTCCACATTCCCCGAAGTGATCCATTACGCGCCACGCAATGTATTGAAATACAATCCTAAAACCATTGTGACTTATTGTGAAAACGATATGTTTGGCAAGAAGCCTAAAACACCGGAACAAGTTAGGAATGAATATGTTACGTTTGTAAAATTGGTGCGTGCTAAGCTTCCGGATGTACAGCTTTATTTTGTTTCACTGAAACCTTCCCCATCCAGGTGGGACAAAAAGGACCAGGTGATCAAGGCCAATGAACTGATCCAAGACTATATTAAAAAAGACAAGGAGCACCATTATATAGATGTGTGGCCGGTTATGCTTAAAAACGGCAGACCGGACGGCAGTATATTCGTCGGTGACAGCTTGCATATGAATGATGAAGGTTACCGTCGCTGGACCAAGGTTTTCAAGCCGATTTTAGAAGAAGCATTGTAA
- a CDS encoding FGGY-family carbohydrate kinase translates to MKVTAVFDIGRTNKKYILFDEKYQIIDEFSESLPETTDEDGFPTEDIELLTKWVQDRWAALLDDPKYDIKAVNVAAYGASLVHLDASNKPLTPLYSYLKPFPEDLLKQFYSTYGDPTRLSLQTGSPAMGMLNSGMQLYWLKYTYPDIYKQIASTLHLPQYILYLLTGRKVSDYTSLGCHTALWSFEMWDYHDWVKQEGIHKKLAPVLASSSFIYRHNDKGIQSGFGLHDSSSALIPYRMAVKKPFVLLSTGTWCINFNSFASKPMTSYQLERDCMNYLTPEGSGVTASRLFMGREHDYQVARIAEYFRVEPDFYKGVAFNEEILKADTPPFYTACMTGNGPFPEPNTQEWQISAFASAESAYHHLIKGLTELLYVSLDLIGINDVQAIYIDGGFARNEIFTKLMARHYSNHSVYATDLPYATSLGAALHVTRPQTFEFSKEIYEIKA, encoded by the coding sequence ATGAAAGTAACAGCGGTTTTTGACATTGGCAGGACCAATAAGAAGTATATACTTTTTGATGAAAAGTATCAGATTATAGATGAATTTTCAGAGTCACTTCCGGAGACAACGGACGAAGATGGGTTCCCGACTGAGGACATTGAACTGCTGACGAAATGGGTGCAGGATCGCTGGGCCGCATTGCTGGACGATCCGAAATACGACATTAAGGCAGTAAATGTTGCCGCATATGGGGCAAGTCTGGTTCACCTGGATGCTTCTAACAAGCCGCTTACACCATTATATTCCTACTTAAAGCCTTTCCCGGAAGATCTTTTAAAGCAATTTTACAGCACATACGGCGACCCAACGCGGCTTTCCTTGCAAACGGGCTCCCCGGCTATGGGAATGCTTAACTCGGGAATGCAGCTTTACTGGCTCAAATACACGTATCCCGACATTTACAAACAGATCGCTTCAACGTTACATTTGCCGCAATACATTCTTTATCTCTTAACAGGCAGAAAAGTAAGCGATTACACTTCATTGGGCTGCCACACAGCACTTTGGAGCTTCGAGATGTGGGATTACCACGATTGGGTAAAACAAGAAGGAATTCATAAGAAACTCGCGCCGGTCCTGGCTTCTTCTTCATTTATATACAGGCATAACGATAAAGGCATCCAGTCCGGCTTTGGCTTGCACGACAGCTCTTCTGCACTAATTCCCTACCGAATGGCTGTTAAGAAGCCGTTTGTACTGCTTTCCACCGGAACCTGGTGTATTAACTTCAATTCTTTCGCGTCCAAGCCGATGACCTCTTATCAGCTCGAACGCGATTGTATGAATTATCTGACGCCTGAGGGCAGCGGCGTTACTGCCTCACGCTTGTTTATGGGCAGGGAACACGATTATCAGGTGGCGCGCATTGCGGAATATTTCCGTGTTGAGCCTGATTTTTATAAGGGTGTTGCATTCAATGAGGAAATCCTGAAAGCGGACACGCCACCATTTTATACGGCTTGCATGACCGGAAACGGGCCTTTTCCTGAACCAAATACACAGGAATGGCAGATCAGCGCGTTTGCTTCGGCAGAAAGCGCTTATCATCATTTGATCAAAGGACTTACCGAATTGCTTTACGTATCTCTGGATTTGATTGGGATTAATGATGTGCAGGCGATTTACATTGACGGCGGGTTTGCAAGGAACGAGATTTTCACAAAACTGATGGCGCGTCATTATTCAAATCACAGCGTATATGCGACGGACCTTCCTTATGCGACTTCCCTGGGTGCCGCATTACACGTGACCAGGCCGCAAACATTCGAATTTTCAAAAGAGATTTACGAAATAAAAGCATAA
- a CDS encoding diacylglycerol kinase family protein — MNGPIDFLKAARSFRFAGVGIYNLFRYENNARIHLMACILVLMAGVFFDISSVEWTIIIIQIALVLAAEAFNTSIEKLADLVMPDYHPVIKVVKDTAAAAVLLLAISAVLVGLIIFVPKFLLLF; from the coding sequence ATGAACGGACCCATAGATTTTCTTAAAGCCGCGCGCAGCTTTCGCTTTGCGGGGGTGGGGATTTACAATCTATTTCGCTACGAGAACAACGCACGCATTCATTTGATGGCTTGTATCCTGGTATTGATGGCAGGAGTGTTTTTCGATATTTCAAGTGTGGAATGGACTATTATCATTATTCAAATTGCGCTTGTGCTGGCTGCGGAGGCATTTAATACATCCATTGAAAAGCTGGCCGATCTAGTCATGCCCGATTATCACCCGGTTATTAAAGTTGTAAAAGACACAGCTGCAGCGGCAGTGCTGCTCCTGGCGATTTCTGCGGTGCTGGTCGGCCTCATCATTTTTGTCCCAAAGTTTTTGCTCCTTTTTTGA